The following is a genomic window from Actinomadura sp. WMMB 499.
ATGGGCCGGGTCGGGCACGGCGCGGCGGCGGCGATGTGGGCGCGGACCGACCTGCGCCCCGCCGACGTGGACGTCGCCCAGCTGTACGACGGCTTCACGATCGAGGTCGTCTGGTGGCTGGAGGCCATGGGCTTCTGCGGGACGGGCGAGGCCGGGGCGTTCGTCGAGGGCGGCGGGCGCATCGGGCCCGGCGGCGAGCTGCCGCTGAACACGTGGGGCGGCCAGCTGTCCGGCGGGCGGCTGCACGCCGCGTTCGGGCACACGGCGGAGGCGGTCCGCCAGCTGCGCGGCGAGGCGGGGGACGCGCAGATCCCGGGCGCCGAGGTCGCCGCGGTGACGAACGTCGGGGGTTTCGAGGCGGGCGCGGCGCTGCTGACCCGCTGGTGACCGGTCCGAAGAGAACCGAGGAGAGGAACGGGCGATGGTGGAGCGCGCCGGCAGGGTCGAGGGCAAGGTGGCGATCGTCACCGGGGCGGGCTCGACGCCCGGCCCCGGGATCGGGACGGGCAAGGCGACGGCGGCGGTCCTCGCCGAGGAGGGCGCGCGCGTCCTGCTCGTCGACCTGCACCCGGAGCGGGCCGAGGAGACCCGCGCGATGATCGCGGAGGCGGGCGGCAAGGCGGAGGTGTTCACCGCCGACGTGACCCGCGCGGCCGACTGCGAGGCGATGGTGCGGGCGGCCGTGGAGGCGTTCGGGACGGTCGACATCCTGGTCAACAACATCGGCCTGGCCTCGCTCGGGACGGTCGTCGACACGACCGAGGAGGCGTGGGACCGGACCTTCGACATCAACCTGCGGACGGCGTTCCTCGCCTGCAAGTACGCGGTCCCGGTGATGGCGGAGAAGGGGGCCGGGTCGATCGTCAACGTGGCGTCGATCTCGGCGCTGCGGGGCGACGGCACGGTCGCGTACTCGGCGGCCAAGGGCGGGCTGGTCGCGATGACCGTCGACATGGCCTACGCGCACGGCCGCCAGGGCGTCCGGGTGAACGCGGTCGCGCCCGGCCACATCACCACACCGATGGTGATGTCGGTGTCGCAGCCGGGGCCGCGCGCCGAGTTCATGAACACGATGCGCGCCGAGGCGGGACTGCTGGGGACGCCCGGCGACGGCTGGGACGTGGCGTGGGCGGCGGCGTTCCTGGCGAGCGAACAGGCCCGGTGGATCACCGGGCACACCCTTCCCGTCGAGTCGGGGGTGCTCAGCGTGACGCCGCTGATGATGGCGCCGCACCTGCGCGGCGTCCCCGAGCCTGGCGAGTGACCGGCCCGGCGAGTGACCGTGCCGCCGCGCCCGGGGTTGTGGATGCGGCTGTTGCGCGGGAGCGGCCGCCCGCCTAGATTAAGTAAGTGAATACTCTCTAGCTAAGCGGAAGGGTTCCACGCGATGCCCGACCAGCACACAGCCGGGACCGCCATGTGCGAGCGGTACGCCGTCGCCGACGTCGACTCCCACATCATCGAGCCGGCGGACCTGTGGACGTCGCGCGTCTCCGCCAAGTGGGGCGACCTCGTCCCGCACGTGCGCTTCCACGAACGGCGCCAGGAGGACTACTGGTACATCGGCGACAAGAAGCTGTACGGGGTGGGCGCCTTCGCGCAGGCGGGCTGGCCGGAGTGGCCGCCCTCGCACCCGAAGCGGCTCGCGGACGCCCTGCCGGCCGCCGTCGACCCCAAGGAACGCCTCGCCTACATGGACAAAGTGGGCGTTTACTACCAGGTGATGTACCCGAACATCCTCGGGTTCCACAGCCACCGCTTCCTCAACCAGATGCCGCGCGAGCTGGCGACCGAGTGCGTCCGGGCCTACAACGACTGGATCACCGAGTTCTGTTCGGCGGACTCCCGGCGGCTCGTCCCCATGACGATGCTGCCCTTCTGGGACGTCGACGAGTCCGTCGCCGAGATGAAGCGCGCCCACGAGATGGGCCACAAGGGCGTCCTGTTCGCGGCCCGCTACGACAAGGCCGGGTTCCCCCGGCTGATCGACGACTACTGGGAGCCGGTGCTGGGCCAGGCCCAGGAGATGGGCCTCAGCATGAACTTCCACGTCGGTTTCCTGGCGACCGACGACGAACTCAAGGGCGCCGTCGACCAGTCCAAGAAGCTCGACTTCACCAAGGAGAGCGCGCTCGTCCTGCTCGGCAACGCGCAGAACATCGCCGAGGTGGTGCTGAGCGGCGTGTGCCACCGGTACCCGGACCTGAAGTTCGTGTCGGTCGAGAACGGCGCGGGCTGGCTGCCGTTCCTCGGCGAGAGCATGGACTGGCAGTGGCTGAACGTCGGTGCGCACAAGGAGTACCCGGAGCGGATGCTGCCGAGCGAGTACATGCGGCGGCAGATCTACGGGATGTACTGGTTCGAGCAGAAGTCGGTGCGGGCGGTGATCGACCAGCTCGAGGACAACCTCATGTTCGAGACCGACTTCCCGCACGCCACGAGCCTGTCCCCCGGCCCGGCGTCGGAGTCGCCGAGCCCCCGGGACGTCATGGAGCGCTCGCTCGGCGGCCTGCCCGAGGAGACGATCGGGAAGGTGCTGCAGCACACCGCGACCGAGCTCTACAACCTGGAGCCCCCGGTGCGGGACTGACCCGGATCCCCGGGAACGGCGACGCCCCCGCATCCCTCCTGCCGGATGCGGGGGCGTCGCCGTTCCCTCAGGAAGCGGCGCGGGGCCCGGGGGTGAAGGTGATCGGGACCGCGAGCGGCGCCCGGTTGAAGGTCGAGTGGAAGCCGATGCCGGCGCCGGGCCGCAGCCGGACGCCGTCCAGGCGCCGGACGAGCGCCTCCAGCGCGATGCGCAGGTTCATCCGGGCGAGGTTCGAGCCGACGCACCGGTGCGGGCCCGCGCCGAAGGCGATGTGGCGGTTGCTCGGGCGGCCGAGGTCGAACGCGTCCGGATCGGCGAACTCGGCCTCGTCGCGGTTGGCGGACGCCCAGTAGATGAGGATCCGCTCGCCCTCCCTGATCCGGCGGCCGCCGATCAGCGCGTCGTGCCGCGCCGTCCGGCCGATGCAGACGAACGAGCCGTCCAGGCGCAGCAGCTCCTCGACGGCGGCGGGGATCAGGTCTGGACGCTCGCGCAGCAGCGCGGGGATCTCGGGGTGCTCGCAGAACCGCAGCATCGCCGCGCCCAGCACCCCGGCGGTGGTGTCGAGGCCGCCCATCACCAGGAGCTGGACGGTGCCGACGGCCTCCTGGTGCGTGATCGGGCGGCCGTCGATCTCGGCGCCCAGCACCGCGTCGACCACGTCGCCGCGCGGCCCCTCCGCGCGGCGGCGCTCGAGGAACTCGCCGATCCACCCGGCGAGCCTGCGGATGCACTCCATCCGGTCGGGCGCCTGCGGCAGCGACGCCTTGGTCGCGTACTCGTTGACCTCCTCCAGGTCGGCGGCGGGCGCGTGCAGCGCCAGGTCGAAGAACGCGAGCCCGGGGAACGGGCGGGCGAAGTCGTCCATGAACTCCGCCTCGCCGCGCTCGACGAAACCGTCGATGAGCCGGTCCACCAGCGCGCGGGTGGGCCCCTCCCACGGGGCGATCTTCGCGGGGGTGAAGTGGGCGTTGACCAGCCGCTTGAAGGTCCGCTGCAGCGGCGGGTCGATCGTCACCGGGAAGATCTTCATCGACGCGGACGAGGCGACGTGCGGCACCGTGATGCCGAGTTCGGAGCTGAACGTCCGCCAGTCCTGGGCGATGCTCAGCACGTCCTCGTACCTGCTCGCGACCCAGAACCCGCCGTGCCGGTCGCTGCGGGCGACGGGGCACCGGGACCGGGCGCGCGCGAGCGTGGGGTGGAAGTCGTGGGCGAACTCCGGCGCGAGGTGGTCGAAATGGTGCTCGACCCAGTCGTCGGTGATCGGGCCGCCCGTCCCGTCGTGTTCCATCGGCTCTCCGTAAGTCGGCGTTCTTCTCGCGGGTGCGGGTCGGGTGTTCTTCGGTGCGTGCCGTCAGGCGCGGATCAGCCTGCCGGGGCGGGCGCCTTCGATCTCCTCGCCGCCGGTCCGGGTCGGCACGCCGTTGACCCACATATGCTCGATGCCGGTGCTGCGCACGATCAGCCGGTCGGCGCCGCCCGGCTGGTCGTGCACCCGCTCGACCGGCGTGGTGCCGACGGCGGCGGCGTCGAACGCGACGAGGTCGGCGTGGAAGCCCTCCCGGACGAGTCCCCGGTCGGCGACGCGGAACGCCGTGTGCGGGTGACCGGTCAGCCGCCAGACGGCCTGCTCGAGGGTGATCGCCCCGCGCTCGCGCACCCAGTGCCCGAGCAGGTGGGTCGAGTAGCAGGCGTCGCAGAGCTGGCTGGCGTGCGCCCCGGCGTCCGACAGGCCGAGCAGCGTGCGCTCGTCGGCGAGCAGGTCGCCGATCTCGTCGTCGCCGTCGTTCTCCAGGACGATCCGGAAGCGGGTGGTCGTCCCGCCGTCCAGGGCCAGGTCGTCCAGGGCGATGTCGAGCATCAGGTCGAAGGGCGTGGTGCCCCGGTCGGCGGCGAGCCGGTCGAGGGGGATCCCGGCGGCGTCCGGGTGGGCGCGGGTCTCCTCGACGCTGGTCTTGCGCCAGCGGTGGCTCCACGCCTCCAGCGTCGCCGGGCGGGCCCGGTCGCGCCAGGACGGGTCGCGGTACAGGTCCGGGCGCTCGCTCCGGGGCCGGGCCAGCGCCTCCTTCCACTCGTCGATCTCGCCGAGCGGGGTCGGGTCGGCCAGGGTGACCTGCATGACGATCGGGCGGCACGCGATCTGCGGGTAGACCTCGCCGGGCAGCGCGCCGCCGCGCTCGACCGTGCGCAGCGCGGCGCCGGGCTTGTCGGCGCGGGCGACGAGCGCGGTCCAGGTGACGGGGACGCCGTAGCGGACGGCGATCTCGGAGAACTGGTCGACGAACATACCGGGGCCGATGGACACCTGCACGACGCCCTTGCCCAGCTCGCCGAGGACGGACGCGAGGGCGTGGATCTCGTCGTTCTCGGCGAACCGGCTCGGCACCGGACGGCCGTAGGCGCCCTGGTGCGCGGGCTGCCGCGAGGTGGAGAACCCCATGGCGCCGGCCCGCACGGCCTCGCGCACCGTCCGGCGCATCGTCTCGGTCTCGTCCGCGGTCGCGGGCCGCTCCTCGCCGCCGACCGCGAACAGCCGCAGCGGCGTGTGCCCGATGAACGCGCCGACGTTCAGCCGCTTGGGGCGGGCGTCGACGGCGGCGAGGTAGTCGGTGAACGTCTCGAAGCACCAGTCGATGCCCTCGTTGAGCGCCTCGAGGGACATGCCCTCGACGTTCTCGAGCGTGCGGACGATGACGTCGCGGTGCTCGGGGCGGGTCGGCGCGACGCCGAACCCGCAGTTGCCCATCACGACGCTCGTCACCCCGTGCCAGCTCGAGGGGGTGAGGTCGCCGTCCCAGAGGATCTGCGCGTCGTAGTGGGTGTGGACGTCGATGAAGCCGGGCGCCAGCGTCAGGCCGTCCAGGTCGACGACGGTGGTATCCGGGCCGGGCGGCAGGGCGCCGGGCTCGCGGACGGCGGAGATGCGGTCGCCCTCGACGGCGACGTCGGCGGGACGTGCGGGGCCGCCGGTGCCGTCCACCAGCGTGGCGCCGCGCAACAGCAGGTCCATCTGCGCTCCGATCGGTCGAGTCGGGCCGGGAGGCCGGGCGGGAGGGCCGGAGGGCCCGGCCGGGGGGTGGGTCGGCTCGGGTGCGGTGTTGCGTTGACAAGTGAGCCCTCACATACTTAGGGAGAGCATAGCGGGCGTTCACTCATCCTGCTACGGTGACGCCCCCGATCGACGCGGGAGGCCGCATGGTGGACGACCGGCTGATGTACCGGCGCGAGTTCTTCGTCGGCGGCGCGTGGACGGCGCCCGCGGGCGGCGAGCGGCTCGGCGTCGTGTCGCCCTCGACCGGGGAGGTCGTCGGCGAGGTCCCGGCCGCGACGGCCGCCGACATCGACTGGGCCGCGGACGCCGCCCACGCCGCGTTCGCGGACGGCGACGGCCCGTGGCCGCGCACGCCCCCCGCCGGACGGGCGGACGTGCTGGCCCGCGCGGCGGCCGTGCTGCGCGAGCGCGAGCGGGAGATCGCCGAGATCACCGTCGAGGAGATCGGCTGCCCGATCGGGCAGGCGCCCAAGGCCCAGACCGGGCTGGTCGCCGCCCTGTTCGACCATTACGCGGACCTCATCCGGGGGTTCGAGTTCGAGCGCGAGGTGACCGCCGGGGACCGGGCGGGCCTGGTGACGAACGAGCCGGTCGGCGTCGTCGCGGCGATCGTCCCGTGGAACGCGCCCGTCACCCTGGCCGCCTGGAAGGTCGCGCCGGCGCTGGCGGCGGGCTGCCCGGTGGTGCTCAAGCCGCCGCCCGAGGCGCCGCTCAGCAACTTCGTCCTGGCGGAGGCGCTCGCCGAGGCGGGCGTCCCCGAGGGCGTGGTCGGCGTGGTGCCGGGAGACCGGGCGGCGGGCGAGCACCTGGTCACGCACCCGGCCACCGGCAAGGTCGCGTTCACCGGATCGACGGCGGCGGGCAAGCGGATCATGAGCCTGTGCGGCGAGCGGGTCACGCGGGTGTCGCTGGAACTCGGCGGGAAGTCCGCGGCGGTCGTCCTCGACGACGCCGACGTGGGAAGCGTCCTGCCGGCGATCGTCGGCGGGGCCATGCACCTGTCGGGGCAGGTGTGCGGCGCCCACACGCGGGTGCTGGTGCCGCGGTCCCGGTACGCCGAGGCCGTGGAGGCGGCGGCGGAGGCCGCGCGGGCCGTGCCGGTCGGCG
Proteins encoded in this region:
- a CDS encoding SDR family NAD(P)-dependent oxidoreductase, giving the protein MVERAGRVEGKVAIVTGAGSTPGPGIGTGKATAAVLAEEGARVLLVDLHPERAEETRAMIAEAGGKAEVFTADVTRAADCEAMVRAAVEAFGTVDILVNNIGLASLGTVVDTTEEAWDRTFDINLRTAFLACKYAVPVMAEKGAGSIVNVASISALRGDGTVAYSAAKGGLVAMTVDMAYAHGRQGVRVNAVAPGHITTPMVMSVSQPGPRAEFMNTMRAEAGLLGTPGDGWDVAWAAAFLASEQARWITGHTLPVESGVLSVTPLMMAPHLRGVPEPGE
- a CDS encoding aldehyde dehydrogenase family protein yields the protein MTPPIDAGGRMVDDRLMYRREFFVGGAWTAPAGGERLGVVSPSTGEVVGEVPAATAADIDWAADAAHAAFADGDGPWPRTPPAGRADVLARAAAVLREREREIAEITVEEIGCPIGQAPKAQTGLVAALFDHYADLIRGFEFEREVTAGDRAGLVTNEPVGVVAAIVPWNAPVTLAAWKVAPALAAGCPVVLKPPPEAPLSNFVLAEALAEAGVPEGVVGVVPGDRAAGEHLVTHPATGKVAFTGSTAAGKRIMSLCGERVTRVSLELGGKSAAVVLDDADVGSVLPAIVGGAMHLSGQVCGAHTRVLVPRSRYAEAVEAAAEAARAVPVGDPHDPATLVGPLVAERQRDRVEGYIALAVEAGARIAAGGGRPAHLPRGWYVEPTILADVDNAMRVAREEIFGPVLCLIPHDGDDDAVRVANDSPYGLAGGVWSGDARRALRVARRVRTGSVSINGCAAPFPKVPFGGFKESGLGRELGPEGLRSFLEPRSIGISASALGSAR
- a CDS encoding amidohydrolase family protein — its product is MDLLLRGATLVDGTGGPARPADVAVEGDRISAVREPGALPPGPDTTVVDLDGLTLAPGFIDVHTHYDAQILWDGDLTPSSWHGVTSVVMGNCGFGVAPTRPEHRDVIVRTLENVEGMSLEALNEGIDWCFETFTDYLAAVDARPKRLNVGAFIGHTPLRLFAVGGEERPATADETETMRRTVREAVRAGAMGFSTSRQPAHQGAYGRPVPSRFAENDEIHALASVLGELGKGVVQVSIGPGMFVDQFSEIAVRYGVPVTWTALVARADKPGAALRTVERGGALPGEVYPQIACRPIVMQVTLADPTPLGEIDEWKEALARPRSERPDLYRDPSWRDRARPATLEAWSHRWRKTSVEETRAHPDAAGIPLDRLAADRGTTPFDLMLDIALDDLALDGGTTTRFRIVLENDGDDEIGDLLADERTLLGLSDAGAHASQLCDACYSTHLLGHWVRERGAITLEQAVWRLTGHPHTAFRVADRGLVREGFHADLVAFDAAAVGTTPVERVHDQPGGADRLIVRSTGIEHMWVNGVPTRTGGEEIEGARPGRLIRA
- a CDS encoding amidohydrolase family protein, encoding MPDQHTAGTAMCERYAVADVDSHIIEPADLWTSRVSAKWGDLVPHVRFHERRQEDYWYIGDKKLYGVGAFAQAGWPEWPPSHPKRLADALPAAVDPKERLAYMDKVGVYYQVMYPNILGFHSHRFLNQMPRELATECVRAYNDWITEFCSADSRRLVPMTMLPFWDVDESVAEMKRAHEMGHKGVLFAARYDKAGFPRLIDDYWEPVLGQAQEMGLSMNFHVGFLATDDELKGAVDQSKKLDFTKESALVLLGNAQNIAEVVLSGVCHRYPDLKFVSVENGAGWLPFLGESMDWQWLNVGAHKEYPERMLPSEYMRRQIYGMYWFEQKSVRAVIDQLEDNLMFETDFPHATSLSPGPASESPSPRDVMERSLGGLPEETIGKVLQHTATELYNLEPPVRD
- a CDS encoding cytochrome P450 — translated: MEHDGTGGPITDDWVEHHFDHLAPEFAHDFHPTLARARSRCPVARSDRHGGFWVASRYEDVLSIAQDWRTFSSELGITVPHVASSASMKIFPVTIDPPLQRTFKRLVNAHFTPAKIAPWEGPTRALVDRLIDGFVERGEAEFMDDFARPFPGLAFFDLALHAPAADLEEVNEYATKASLPQAPDRMECIRRLAGWIGEFLERRRAEGPRGDVVDAVLGAEIDGRPITHQEAVGTVQLLVMGGLDTTAGVLGAAMLRFCEHPEIPALLRERPDLIPAAVEELLRLDGSFVCIGRTARHDALIGGRRIREGERILIYWASANRDEAEFADPDAFDLGRPSNRHIAFGAGPHRCVGSNLARMNLRIALEALVRRLDGVRLRPGAGIGFHSTFNRAPLAVPITFTPGPRAAS